The window GTGGTCGGCTTAGCCGTCATGGGTAAGAATCTGGCCTTGAATATGGAGAGCAAGGGGTTCTCGGTAGCCTTATACAACCGTTCCCGCGAGAAAACAGATGAGCTGCTTGCAGAAGCAGCGGGCAAAAACTTCATCGGTGCCTACAGCATTGAGGAGTTTGTCCAATCGCTCGAGCTGCCGCGCAAAATCATGATTATGGTCAAGGCCGGCAAACCGACTGATGATACGATCCAGCAGCTGGTTCCGCATTTATCGCCAGGGGATATTCTGATCGACGGCGGGAACGCCTTTTTCCCGGATACCCAGAGACGGAACAAAGAGCTGCAGGCGCAAGGTTTACGCTTCATCGGGGCAGGCGTATCGGGCGGTGAAGAAGGGGCGCTGAAGGGGCCGGCGATTATGCCGGGCGGGCAGAAGGATGCCTACGAGCTGGTAGAACCAATCCTGACTGCCATTTCTGCCAAAGTGGACGGCGATCCTTGCTCGACTTATATCGGTGAAGACGGTGCCGGACACTATGTCAAAATGGTTCACAACGGTATCGAATACGGCGATATGCAGCTCATTGGTGAAGCCTATCAGCTGCTGAAGGATGTACTGGGCCTGGACACCCAAGAACTGCATGAGATCTTCACTGAATGGAACAACGGTGAACTCAGCAGCTATCTGATCGAGATTACCGCTGACATCTTCGCCAAAGCTGACCCGGAAACCGGCAAACCAATGGTCGATGTGATCCTGGATTCCGCCGGACAAAAGGGAACCGGCAAATGGACGAGTCAGAATGCGCTCGATCTCGGCGTTCCGTTATCGATCATTACCGAATCCGTATTTGCACGCTTTATTTCGGCGATGAAGGAAGAGCGCGTGGCTGCAAGCAAGCGCCTGAAGGGGCCTGAGGTTAAGGGCTACGACGGCGATGCCAAGGAATTCATTGAGGCTGTCCGCAAAGCGCTGTATGCCAGTAAAATAGCCTCTTACGCCCAAGGTTTTGCCCAGATGAGAGTGGCTTCGGACGAGTATAACTGGAACCTGAACTATGGCAGCATCGCAATGATCTTCCGTGGAGGCTGCATTATCCGTGCCGGCTTCCTTCAGAATATCAAGGATGCTTATGACCGTGACCCTGAGCTCAAAAACCTGTTCCTGGATGAGTATTTCAGCAGCGTCGTTCATAACTACCAGGAAGCGTGGAGAGATGTGGTGGCGATCGCGGTTAAACGAGGCATTCCGGTTCCAGCCTTTGCTTCCGGATTGGCCTACTACGACAGCTACCGCTCCGAACGTCTTCCGGCCAACCTGCTGCAGGCGCAAAGAGACTACTTTGGAGCGCATACTTTTGAACGGGTGGACCAGCCGGGAAGCTTCCATTTTGGCTGGATGAGCAATAACGACTAATTCAGTAACAATCGAATCTATATTATCAGCCAAACCGCACAGCAATGCGGTTTGGCTTTTTATATAACCATGGAATAAAATTAAATTTTACATAATTTATTTTTTATACGATAATGTAACAACCGAAATAAACGAAGACCGCTTGTGCTGAAAAATTAAAAAGATAACGGGGGGGGATCACGGATATGAACCAGACGATAGACCTACAGCAGTATAATAAAAACTATCCTTTCATGACGGTCGTTTTGTTCTGGTGCGGGTTAGTTATTCTGACCAGTATGTATATTACGATTCCGTTAGCGGATGTATTTACCCAGGCGTTCCAGATTAGCTCAGGTCAGGCGGCTTGGATCGGGAGTTCATTCTCTCTCTGCTATGCGCTGGGCTGCCTGCTGTACGGGCCATTCTCCGACCGCTACGGACGTAAAGTATTTCTGGCAGCTAGTATCATCGGGTTAACCGTCGTTACCGTTGCGATAGGTTTTGTGGATAGTTATTACGGGCTTATTGTACTCAGAGGCGTACAAGGATTGGTGGCCGCCGCATTTGCACCGATCTCACTTGTATATGCAGGAGAGATGTTCCCGCCTCCCAAAAGGCTGACCGCTGTTGGTTTTATTAGCTCCGGACTACTAATGGCTGGGATTGTTGGTCAGGTATTTAGCGGCATGGTTCACGAAGCTCTCGGCTGGCGGGCTATTTTTTACATATTAGGGATTGTATACGGGATTACTGCAGTAATCGTCATCGGCTTTCTCCCGAAAGACGAACTGCACAGGCCGAAAGAAAATGTGCTGCTGAAGTTCAGGCAAATGACAGGCTTGCTGAAACAAACCCAGCTGCTGGCGGCCTTTTCTATTACCTTTGTGCTGCTATTAACTCTTGTAGGCATGTATACCGTCTTGGGAGGTTATTTAAGTTCCGCTAAGTTCGGACTATCTGCGCAGGAGATCCTGTGTATCCGGGCCATCGGAATTGCAGGAATGCTATTAGCACCTTTCTCAGGACGAATCGCGCAAAGGCTGGGGATGACAGCTGTGCTGCGGGGCGGATTGGCTTTGTCAGCAATCGGGCTGCTTACGCTGGGTCTAGTCCAGAACCTGTTGTTAATTGTTCTCATGAGCGTTATATTTGTGGCGGGTATTGCGCTGGTAACTCCCGTTATTATCTCCACTGTCAGTCAGCTAGGAGGGAATGCAAGAGGTGCAGCGATCTCATTCAATGCATTTATTCTCTTCCTTGGTGCCAGTACGGGACCGATAATAGCCTTGAGATTATTAAAGACTGAGAACTATCCGCTGTCCTTCAGCGTGTTAGGCGGTATTATTGTATTAGGCTTTGCTATATCGCTGTTTCTTAAATTAGCTTCTGCCAAAGGAACTTCACTTAAAATATCGAATATCTAATGTAACTGGAATGCTACAAAATTTGCTGGCAGAGAGGAGTAGATACGATGATACAAGGTTTTGGAGGCATCTTTTGGAGAACGAAGAATCTGGAAGCTATAAAAAAATGGTACAGCGATGTGCTGCAGATTGAGATAGGAGATTGGAATGGGACTGTGATTAAACCCCAATCAGGAAATGAGACGATCTTTTCTTTCTTCACCGAGAATGACAATTACTTTCCAACCGAACAACAGGTCATGCTAAACTTCCAGGTAAACGATCTGAACGAGACCCTTAAGCATCTTGAACAGATTGGTGTACCACTTGCAAAGCAAAAAGAGGAAAGTGAATATGGAAAGTTTATTTGGATTGAAGATCCTGACGGCCGGCTGATTGAGCTTTGGGAGAAGTAACTAACAGTCTTTACATCAAGTGTGGCTTTTCAAAATATAATGGAAAAGAAGACCGGAATGTACGGTCTTCTTTTTTTATGCGTTCTACAGCATGCTCTATATAAGCACATAAGTGGCGCTCAATGGTCCATGCACCCCGACAACAAGCTTCATCTCAATATCAGCTGAATTAGACGGGCCGGAGATGAGATTTATCGATGAGCCCAGCGGTTCGCCGGCCTGAACCCGCCGGTTCAGCGCTGCTGCTGCCTGTGTGGAGCGAAGAACGATCCGCTCCTTCTCAATAACCGCAATATAATGGGCTGGCAGAAAGTGAAGGGAGCGTCCCTGATCCGGGCGGCTCTCCACAACAATTGTTCCTGACTCGGCAAGAGCATAATCAGCGAAAATAACCGCCGTGTTCGCCGATTCAGCCCGCATAATATTCTGCTCTCTTCCTGCAGCTTCCTCCCACACGAATGAACCCGGGAAGGTGAGTCCGTAAGCGGCAAACCGGGGATCCCCGGAAGTCATTACGCTTCCTCCGCCATTTGCTTCAATCAGATCATCGAGTGTCCTCTGCAGAATCTCCGGCTTCGACTCAATGACCTGAGTGTGTATGAAAAAGCACTGCTCCTTAAGGATATCTATCAGATCGTCTTGAGTTAGACTGCCATAGCTGTCCGGCAGCAAACTCTGAATATCCGGAAGCTGAACCTCGCGCTTGCGTTCCCGTCCCAGCTTGGAGGCAATCGTGTTCAGAAAGGCCTCCTTATTATTCCCTGATGTATGATGATTCCCTGATACTGTCATTGGCCCGACTCTCCTTTACGTTTGTCCAGCCAGGCCCTGAAGCTGTCCTGCTGCTTGACGGGTTGACTAAGATCGCGGGCGCCAATCCAGCCATGGATCAGTTCCGGCCCTCTGACAATTCGGCCATGCCTACTCATCAGCCGGCTGGCCGGATGCGCAAACCGCAGTGTTTTACCGAAGAGAGCAGGGGAGGACAGCAGCCGCCCCGCCGCCTTCATCTGGAATCTTTCCATGGAACCGGTCCGGTTTTCCTTTACGATGTTCTGCCGGTGCAGGATAAGCTGCTCATGCAGCGGGATTCGGACCGGGCATACATCTGTGCAGGCGGCACACAGGCTGGAGGCAAAAGGGAGCTCTTTATAATCATCGTATCCGCCAAGCAGCGGTGTGATGACGGCACCAATCGGCCCCGGATAGATGGACCCGTAGGCATGACCGCCAATATGGCGGTAGACCGGACAGACATTCAGGCAAGCCCCGCAGCGTATACATTGTAAAGCTTCATTGAATTCGCTGCCGAGAATGTCTGAACGGCCGTTGTCCACGACAACCAGATGAAACTCTTCTGGGCCGTCGGTGTCACCGGCTGCAGAGGGTCCCATTACGGTAATGTAGCTTGTTAACTTTTGTCCAACGGCACTGCGGCAGAGGAGATTATCCAGCACCTCCATTTCCGCAAGCGTAGGGACAATCCGCTCCATGCCCATCACGGCGATATGCGTTTTGGGTATGGCCGCTGTCAGATCGCCGTTCCCTTCATTGGTCACCAGGTTAATAGCCCCCAGGTTGGCGACAGCAAAGTTGCAGCCTGTGATTCCGACCTCTGCCTCCAGAAATTTCTGCCGCAGGACCTTCCGGGCAAACCGGGCAAGCTTCTCAGGACTTTCGTCATCTGTATAGTCAAGCTTCTCAGTAAACACACGCTGGATTTGCCGCCGGTCTTTATGGAGTGCAGGAGCCACAATATGCGAAGGCGGGTCCCAATCATCCATTTGCAGGATATATTCACCCAGATCGGTCTCAATCAGCTCACAGCCGGCTTCAATCAGAACATGGTTCAGCTCAATTTCCTCTGTGACCATCGATTTGGATTTAACGATTTTTTTAGCCTGTTTCTGTACGATAACATCCCGGATATAGCTGCTGGCTTCTTCTTTGGTTGCTGCAAAATAAATATGGCCGCCTTTTTTCTCAATGTTTCCCGCGAGCTGCTCCAGATAATAATCCAGATTCTGCAGGGTATGCTGGCGGATTTGCTGGCCTGCAGTCCTCCACTGCTCCCAGTCTCCGAGCGCGGTGGCCGCGGACAGACGCCGGGTCTTGAGACTGTCCTGCGCTGAACCTACGGCATTTCGCATAAATGAATCCCCGAGTCCGTCTGTTGTCCGTTCGCTGAAATCACGTTTATCCGTTTGCAGGCTCAACTTTGGCTTCCTCCTTTGGTAATCACAGGATTCTGGTGGTTCAGCACTTCCGCAATATGCATAATTTTCACAGATTCTCCCTTGCGGGACAGGCGGCCGCCGATGTTCAGCAGACAGCCCATATCAGCGCTGATCAGAATATCCGCTCCGGTGTCTATGATACAGCTGCTTTTTTCATCCACCATCTGCTCGGAAATATCCGGCATCTTCACCGAAAAGGTCCCGCCGAAGCCGCAGCAGTTATCGCTATTTTTGAGCGGCTCCATGTGCAGCCCTTTTACATGCTCCAGCAGTTGAAAAGGGGTTTCCTTCTCACCCAGCAGTCTGGTCATATGACAGGAACGGTGGTAGGTGGCGTTCCCTTCAAGGCTTGCACCCACATCCGTTATGCCGAGTACTTTTACGATGAACTGTGTGAATTCATAAGACTTTTCCTTTAAAGTAATCGCTTTCAATTCCCAGTCCGGATCTCCCTTGAAGATCTTCGGATATTCATGAAACATAGCGATGCAGGAGCCGGAGGGAGCTACGACATAATCGGAGCGCTCAAAGGCAAGTATCATATTCTTCATCGCAAGCTTGGAATCTTCCAGATATCCGCTGTTGTAGGTCGGTTGACCGCAGCAAACCTGCGAAGCCGGATAATCGATTTCACAACCCAGCCGCTCGAGAACCTCAACCATTGCGATCCCGACCTTCGGGGTCATGAGGTCTACTAAACAAGTGGAAAAAATACTGACTTTCACTCCTTATCCCTCCAATCGAAATAACCCTAACCATAGCTTAACTCAAGAAGTCAATAAAAAACAACACAAAAACAAATAAAAAATGTGAATCTTATTGACAATAAATATTGTTAGCGTTTACACTATTGGTGGGAAATGGAACAATCACCTTGAGGGGGAGAAACAGTGACCAAACATTTGATGTACATCAATGGTCAATTTACCGAAGCAGAAGGTAAAGAGTGGATGGAAGTAACGAATCCTGCAACAGATGAAGTGATCTCACAGGTTCCCAAGGCTACTAGGAATGATGTCATTCGAGCAATCAATGCTGCTGAAGAAGCTCAATCTGCCTGGGAGGAGACACCTGCGGTTGAACGCGGGAAGTATCTGCATGCCATAGCAGACGGGATTCGTGCGGAGGCGGACAGCATCGCCAGACTGATCTCCGAGGAAGTAGGCAAAACACTGGAATTATCGGCCGTAGAGGTTAACTTTACAGCAGATTATATGGATTATATGGCTGAATGGGCACGACGCTATGAAGGGGAAATCGTTCAGAGTGACCGCGATAACGAGAACATCTTTGTATTTAAACGCGCAATTGGGGTTACTACAGGTATTCTGCCCTGGAATTTCCCGTTCTTTCTGATTGCGAGAAAGATGGCACCGGCCCTGATCACCGGAAATACAATTGTCGTCAAGCCAAGTGCGGAATCGCCGAACAATGCTGTGGCTTTTAGCAAAATTGTTGACGCAGCAGGGCTGCCCAAAGGGGTATTCAATCTTGTCACTGGCAGAGGGGCTGAGGTGGGCAATGAGCTGGCCAGCAATCCAAAAGTCGGGATGGTCAGCCTTACAGGCAGTGTGCCGGCCGGGCAAAAGGTGATGGAAGCTGCTGCTGAGAACATCATCAAGGTTAGTCTCGAGCTTGGCGGTAAGGCTCCAGCCATTGTTATGGACGATGCCGATCTGGATCTGGCCATCAAAGCCATTGTAGATTCACGGGTAATCAACACGGGCCAGGTCTGCAACTGTGCGGAGCGTGTCTATGTGCATGAGAAGATCAAAGACGAATTCACTGCCCGTCTGGTTGAGGCCATGAAGGCAGTGAAATATGGTGATCCACTGAAAGATAAGGATATCCAAATGGGGCCGCTGATCAACAAGGCCGCACAGGATTCCGTCCAGCAAAAGGTGGACCGGGCGGTTGAAGAAGGTGCAAAAATCCTCCTGGGCGGTAAAAAGGTAGAGGGAGCAGGCAGCTTTTTTGAACCGACGGTTATCTCAGAAGCTACGAATGACATGGAGATTGTACAAGAGGAAATCTTCGGGCCCGTGATCCCGGTGATTACTTTTTCCACCTTGGATGAAGCCATTGCGCTTGCTAATGACAGCGAATTCGGCTTAACCTCTTCTTTATATACGCAAAATCTTAATGTGGCTATGAAGGTCATCAAACGCCTGAAATATGGTGAAACCTATATTAACCGTGAGAACTTTGAAGCGATGCAGGGCTTCCATGCAGGCTGGCGGAAATCCGGCATCGGCGGAGCGGATGGTAAACATGGATTGAACGAATATCTGCAGACGCATGTAGTCTATCTGCAGTATGACAAATCAGTAAACTAAAGAAACAGGAACGCTATTTTTGGATGATCATAATAATAATTAAGAAGCTCCCGGGCTGCCAGGGAGCTTTTGTGATTATTGGCAATAATAAATAGCAAGGATGAATTGTTTCAAGTTAATGAAACCTGTGGCTTTTAATTAGGCCAACTGTTAGTATAATATTCATGTCATTAAGGATAGAGAAGAATGAGGGCAACGGAATGATGAAGGTGTTCAGACATAAAGCTTATTTTACTGGAGTACATGTAATGCTGTTTGTTTCTTTGTTAACAATACTATACGCCTACTCGCCGACAATCCGGGTGAAGGTGAAAGAGATTATTGATCCTGCAGATAAAGTCTACACGATAGCCCACCGCGGCGCTTCCGGATATGCTCCGGAGAACACCATCCCTGCTTTCGAGCTGGCGGCCGAGATGAAGGCGGATATTATTGAGATTGATATCCATTTAACCAAGGATGGGATTCCGGTCGTGATTCATGATGATACTGTTAACCGC of the Paenibacillus pedocola genome contains:
- the gndA gene encoding NADP-dependent phosphogluconate dehydrogenase, which codes for MGKQQIGVVGLAVMGKNLALNMESKGFSVALYNRSREKTDELLAEAAGKNFIGAYSIEEFVQSLELPRKIMIMVKAGKPTDDTIQQLVPHLSPGDILIDGGNAFFPDTQRRNKELQAQGLRFIGAGVSGGEEGALKGPAIMPGGQKDAYELVEPILTAISAKVDGDPCSTYIGEDGAGHYVKMVHNGIEYGDMQLIGEAYQLLKDVLGLDTQELHEIFTEWNNGELSSYLIEITADIFAKADPETGKPMVDVILDSAGQKGTGKWTSQNALDLGVPLSIITESVFARFISAMKEERVAASKRLKGPEVKGYDGDAKEFIEAVRKALYASKIASYAQGFAQMRVASDEYNWNLNYGSIAMIFRGGCIIRAGFLQNIKDAYDRDPELKNLFLDEYFSSVVHNYQEAWRDVVAIAVKRGIPVPAFASGLAYYDSYRSERLPANLLQAQRDYFGAHTFERVDQPGSFHFGWMSNND
- a CDS encoding MFS transporter; translated protein: MNQTIDLQQYNKNYPFMTVVLFWCGLVILTSMYITIPLADVFTQAFQISSGQAAWIGSSFSLCYALGCLLYGPFSDRYGRKVFLAASIIGLTVVTVAIGFVDSYYGLIVLRGVQGLVAAAFAPISLVYAGEMFPPPKRLTAVGFISSGLLMAGIVGQVFSGMVHEALGWRAIFYILGIVYGITAVIVIGFLPKDELHRPKENVLLKFRQMTGLLKQTQLLAAFSITFVLLLTLVGMYTVLGGYLSSAKFGLSAQEILCIRAIGIAGMLLAPFSGRIAQRLGMTAVLRGGLALSAIGLLTLGLVQNLLLIVLMSVIFVAGIALVTPVIISTVSQLGGNARGAAISFNAFILFLGASTGPIIALRLLKTENYPLSFSVLGGIIVLGFAISLFLKLASAKGTSLKISNI
- a CDS encoding VOC family protein; protein product: MIQGFGGIFWRTKNLEAIKKWYSDVLQIEIGDWNGTVIKPQSGNETIFSFFTENDNYFPTEQQVMLNFQVNDLNETLKHLEQIGVPLAKQKEESEYGKFIWIEDPDGRLIELWEK
- a CDS encoding LutC/YkgG family protein encodes the protein MTVSGNHHTSGNNKEAFLNTIASKLGRERKREVQLPDIQSLLPDSYGSLTQDDLIDILKEQCFFIHTQVIESKPEILQRTLDDLIEANGGGSVMTSGDPRFAAYGLTFPGSFVWEEAAGREQNIMRAESANTAVIFADYALAESGTIVVESRPDQGRSLHFLPAHYIAVIEKERIVLRSTQAAAALNRRVQAGEPLGSSINLISGPSNSADIEMKLVVGVHGPLSATYVLI
- a CDS encoding LutB/LldF family L-lactate oxidation iron-sulfur protein — its product is MSLQTDKRDFSERTTDGLGDSFMRNAVGSAQDSLKTRRLSAATALGDWEQWRTAGQQIRQHTLQNLDYYLEQLAGNIEKKGGHIYFAATKEEASSYIRDVIVQKQAKKIVKSKSMVTEEIELNHVLIEAGCELIETDLGEYILQMDDWDPPSHIVAPALHKDRRQIQRVFTEKLDYTDDESPEKLARFARKVLRQKFLEAEVGITGCNFAVANLGAINLVTNEGNGDLTAAIPKTHIAVMGMERIVPTLAEMEVLDNLLCRSAVGQKLTSYITVMGPSAAGDTDGPEEFHLVVVDNGRSDILGSEFNEALQCIRCGACLNVCPVYRHIGGHAYGSIYPGPIGAVITPLLGGYDDYKELPFASSLCAACTDVCPVRIPLHEQLILHRQNIVKENRTGSMERFQMKAAGRLLSSPALFGKTLRFAHPASRLMSRHGRIVRGPELIHGWIGARDLSQPVKQQDSFRAWLDKRKGESGQ
- a CDS encoding (Fe-S)-binding protein — encoded protein: MKVSIFSTCLVDLMTPKVGIAMVEVLERLGCEIDYPASQVCCGQPTYNSGYLEDSKLAMKNMILAFERSDYVVAPSGSCIAMFHEYPKIFKGDPDWELKAITLKEKSYEFTQFIVKVLGITDVGASLEGNATYHRSCHMTRLLGEKETPFQLLEHVKGLHMEPLKNSDNCCGFGGTFSVKMPDISEQMVDEKSSCIIDTGADILISADMGCLLNIGGRLSRKGESVKIMHIAEVLNHQNPVITKGGSQS
- the aldA gene encoding aldehyde dehydrogenase, coding for MTKHLMYINGQFTEAEGKEWMEVTNPATDEVISQVPKATRNDVIRAINAAEEAQSAWEETPAVERGKYLHAIADGIRAEADSIARLISEEVGKTLELSAVEVNFTADYMDYMAEWARRYEGEIVQSDRDNENIFVFKRAIGVTTGILPWNFPFFLIARKMAPALITGNTIVVKPSAESPNNAVAFSKIVDAAGLPKGVFNLVTGRGAEVGNELASNPKVGMVSLTGSVPAGQKVMEAAAENIIKVSLELGGKAPAIVMDDADLDLAIKAIVDSRVINTGQVCNCAERVYVHEKIKDEFTARLVEAMKAVKYGDPLKDKDIQMGPLINKAAQDSVQQKVDRAVEEGAKILLGGKKVEGAGSFFEPTVISEATNDMEIVQEEIFGPVIPVITFSTLDEAIALANDSEFGLTSSLYTQNLNVAMKVIKRLKYGETYINRENFEAMQGFHAGWRKSGIGGADGKHGLNEYLQTHVVYLQYDKSVN